The Bacteroidota bacterium genomic interval TCTTCGATGTCGGCACGATGGCGTCCGACGGCATCAAGGACATGGCCGAGCGCGGCGTCAACACGGCGCTCCAGGGCGAAGTGGCTGCTCTCGGCGACAACGCAGCCTACCTCAGCGGCCCCATCCTCAACGACGCGCCCGACAGGGGCACGATGACGTTCACCGCCGACGGCGACGCTGGGCTCACCGCGCTCTCGCTCGTGTCGATGGTCGCGCCCAGCCCCGACTGGTTCATCGGCGTGGACGCGCTGGCGCTCGTCGAGAACCGCCAGTGGATCGACGACGCCACCGTCGAGTTGGCGGTCTACGACGCGGGCACCGACAGCGGCCAGAGCTACCGCGCCAGCAACGCCCCGACGTCGCCCCGCCTGGCCATCGCCGAGAGCGACCATGCCTACTTCGCCGACGCCCGTCGCTTCATTGGTACGCTCACAATCCGCCGCCTTCCCTAGGTCCTATGCCCGCTGAGCTCCATGCCCGCTGAGCCGCTCGACGTTCTCGCCCTCGCTGCCCACCCGGACGATGTCGAACTGTGCGCGGGCGGGACGATGTGCGTCCTCGCGCAGCAGGGCTACCGCACTGGCATCGTCGACTTCACGCGCGGCGAACTCGGCTCGCGCGGCACACCGGAACTACGCCTCGAAGAAGCAGCGCGGGCGGGCGAGATCCTGGGGCTGAGCGCACGGCACAACCTCGGCCTGCCCGACGGCGACATCCAGAACACGAAGGCCAACCAGACGGCCATCGCGCGCCACGTTCGCCGCTACCGCCCGAAGATCGTCCTGCTCAACGCGCCACCGGGACACGTCCGCCACCCCGACCACGGCGACGCCGCCCAGCTCAGCATCGACGCGCTCTTCTACAGCGGCCTTCGTAAGCTGGAGACGACGGATCCGGAGACCGGCGAGGCGCAAGAGCCGTGGCGCCCGCACCACGTGCTGCACTACATGCAGTCGATCGAGTTCACGCCGACGTTCGTCGTGGACGTGACGAGCGTGTGGGAGCAGCGCACGGCGGCGCTCCAGGCGTTCGCGTCGCAGTTCCACAATCCCGACTATGAGGCCGCCGAGGACGAGCCGGAGACGTTTGTCTCGAACCCGGGCTTCTTCCGCTGGGTGGAGGCGCGGGCGCGCGTCTACGGCTACCGCATTGGGGCGACCTATGGCGAGCCGCTACTCTACCGCCACGGCCCCGTCGGCGTGACGGACCTGATGCAGGCCCTCGACCGGGAGCGAGCGTTTCGGTAGACTTCGGCGCCGGGACTCGTTCGCGTCAAGCGAGCATTCCGGCGCGTCAAGCGAGCATTCCGGCGAGAAAAAGCACGACCGTACCCGCGACGGCAGCGAGCACGCCGGCTTTTGCGCCGTCCCAGTGGAGCATCGCGAACACGATCATCACGGGGCTGATCAGGAGGCATCCCACGCCCCAGAGCACGCTCGTGGTGAAGGCGCGGACGAGGATGTATAGGCTGCCCCCTGCGATAAGAAGCAGACCCGCAGCGCCTAGAAGGAGACTCATGAGACCGGGATGCGGAGGTAGGTTGAGGCCGAGGCTGCCGTCGCTAGACTAGCTGCTGCTGGTACTGGTCGAAGAGCACGGACTGCGCCTCGAAGAC includes:
- a CDS encoding spondin domain-containing protein yields the protein MRFLPLTLALLLVGCDSTYSDSEEPRDTTAPVITLAGANPLSLNFGEAYVEPGATAQDDTDGDLTASIAIDGTVDALTEGTYTVQYSVSDAAGNEASATRTVQVGAPPALGVATYEVTFEATWSMDTHPADFPPNAHFSRLVGAVHAPDLALFDVGTMASDGIKDMAERGVNTALQGEVAALGDNAAYLSGPILNDAPDRGTMTFTADGDAGLTALSLVSMVAPSPDWFIGVDALALVENRQWIDDATVELAVYDAGTDSGQSYRASNAPTSPRLAIAESDHAYFADARRFIGTLTIRRLP
- the bshB1 gene encoding bacillithiol biosynthesis deacetylase BshB1, whose product is MPAEPLDVLALAAHPDDVELCAGGTMCVLAQQGYRTGIVDFTRGELGSRGTPELRLEEAARAGEILGLSARHNLGLPDGDIQNTKANQTAIARHVRRYRPKIVLLNAPPGHVRHPDHGDAAQLSIDALFYSGLRKLETTDPETGEAQEPWRPHHVLHYMQSIEFTPTFVVDVTSVWEQRTAALQAFASQFHNPDYEAAEDEPETFVSNPGFFRWVEARARVYGYRIGATYGEPLLYRHGPVGVTDLMQALDRERAFR